From Jeotgalibacillus aurantiacus, a single genomic window includes:
- a CDS encoding siphovirus ReqiPepy6 Gp37-like family protein → MKSLRVIRDFEQLGEIKQYNSILLAHRYHTVGEVDLNINFYSPNAELIEKNSLIRFDGRNDRVYQIKHKEIGLDELGKASENWTIKAFPLKAFLMQRITYPPSHTAYDNKSGSAETVMKHYVERNFITPDDPNRVFPNLVIAPDQERGPNVSWQSRFKNVAEELTEISLASGLGWEIYLDIPNQRYVFDVVQPSDRTMSQSVLPPVRFEPTLKTIAAMQYTTSDLNYKNFAYVAGPGEGIERIVKGVGTSTGANRYELFIDARDVPDQTNDDPPLPRPLVDIETDLEIRGLRELEKMIQEQYLEAQILTKSQLIYETDYFLGDIVTVRNKNWNVGLDARITELLEVHESGGYKISATFGNNMPTLIDKIKLQFQQISGEVRK, encoded by the coding sequence AATATTGCTGGCTCACAGATATCATACGGTTGGAGAGGTTGATCTCAATATCAATTTTTACAGTCCTAACGCCGAGCTGATCGAAAAAAACAGTCTCATACGTTTTGATGGCCGAAACGATCGAGTGTATCAAATTAAACATAAGGAAATCGGTCTGGATGAGTTAGGAAAAGCATCGGAAAACTGGACTATCAAAGCATTTCCACTGAAAGCATTTTTAATGCAACGTATTACTTATCCTCCATCTCACACAGCTTATGACAATAAATCCGGATCCGCAGAGACTGTCATGAAACATTATGTGGAGCGCAATTTTATAACTCCAGATGATCCGAATAGGGTTTTTCCGAACCTCGTCATTGCGCCGGATCAGGAGCGTGGACCAAACGTCAGTTGGCAATCTCGGTTTAAAAATGTGGCTGAAGAATTAACCGAAATCAGCCTTGCATCAGGTTTAGGGTGGGAGATCTATCTGGATATCCCTAATCAGCGTTACGTGTTTGATGTTGTCCAGCCGTCAGATCGTACGATGAGTCAATCAGTTCTGCCACCGGTAAGGTTCGAACCGACTTTAAAAACCATCGCGGCTATGCAATATACAACATCAGACCTCAATTATAAAAATTTTGCTTATGTAGCCGGTCCGGGTGAAGGGATTGAGCGCATTGTGAAAGGAGTAGGAACCTCTACAGGCGCTAACAGGTATGAGCTATTTATCGACGCACGAGACGTACCTGATCAGACGAACGATGATCCACCTTTACCTCGTCCTCTTGTGGACATCGAGACTGATCTTGAGATACGTGGGTTGAGAGAACTTGAGAAAATGATCCAGGAACAATATCTTGAGGCGCAGATACTAACAAAATCACAATTAATTTATGAGACTGATTATTTTCTTGGTGACATTGTGACGGTAAGAAATAAAAATTGGAATGTCGGACTGGATGCCAGGATAACGGAACTCTTAGAAGTACATGAATCTGGGGGATATAAAATCAGCGCAACGTTTGGGAATAATATGCCGACTTTGATTGATAAAATCAAGCTA